Proteins encoded within one genomic window of Gammaproteobacteria bacterium:
- a CDS encoding VPLPA-CTERM sorting domain-containing protein translates to MNIRQLLAVVTAAAAFGTAASANAALVTDCPVTAIVCYEYDNAQAAVALTGLPTRVGDDMQFTPASFLALSNGAGFVTAGPANFVFSRVWTPGGQEIASLTVNEEFDYEIVNGGDVRATLYMQARSNLVSSDSLSNLWSLPIAGDSGGPQIANLSGTLLTAANFVQAANDMRVTIQDTLRANAGAGQLAWIQKKFTLVTETVVPVPAAVWLLGSGLGLLGMARRRQLIG, encoded by the coding sequence GTGAACATCAGGCAACTCCTTGCGGTGGTGACGGCAGCCGCTGCGTTCGGCACGGCAGCATCCGCCAATGCGGCGCTGGTGACCGATTGTCCGGTCACGGCGATCGTCTGCTACGAATACGACAACGCGCAGGCCGCCGTGGCCCTCACCGGCCTGCCGACCCGCGTCGGCGACGACATGCAGTTCACCCCCGCGAGCTTCCTCGCGCTGTCCAACGGCGCCGGTTTCGTCACGGCCGGCCCGGCGAACTTCGTCTTCAGCCGCGTCTGGACACCGGGCGGGCAGGAGATCGCCTCGCTGACGGTGAACGAGGAGTTCGACTACGAGATCGTCAACGGCGGCGATGTACGCGCCACCCTCTACATGCAGGCGCGCAGCAACCTCGTCTCGTCCGACAGCCTCAGCAACCTCTGGAGCCTGCCGATCGCCGGTGATTCGGGCGGCCCGCAGATCGCCAACCTCAGCGGCACGCTGCTGACCGCCGCCAACTTCGTGCAGGCGGCCAACGACATGCGCGTCACCATCCAGGACACGCTGCGCGCCAATGCGGGCGCCGGCCAGCTGGCCTGGATCCAGAAGAAGTTCACGCTGGTGACGGAGACCGTGGTGCCGGTACCCGCCGCGGTCTGGCTGCTGGGTTCGGGCCTCGGCCTGCTCGGCATGGCCCGCCGCCGCCAGCTGATCGGCTGA
- a CDS encoding VPLPA-CTERM sorting domain-containing protein, producing the protein MKFFHRAFLLTALSLAPLVSGAMTTTCGPDICYQYDETQAAVAWFGTPFRVGNEMQFLPANFYALSEDGAGLDSHSATFVFDRVYTVSGVEILGVSVEESGDYEIIGNGSVSALLGLTVDSNVLGTDTTSTSSMFSASTDSGGPDLWGTTASVWPQAAFVGLANDLKVAIANTLTANTTAPGQYALIQKKFTMEAQWLPGTTVVPVPAAAWLLGSGIAVLGALRRRSRRADPALC; encoded by the coding sequence ATGAAGTTTTTCCATCGTGCCTTCCTGCTGACGGCGTTGTCGCTTGCCCCGCTGGTTTCGGGGGCGATGACCACCACCTGCGGGCCGGACATCTGCTACCAGTACGACGAAACCCAGGCAGCGGTCGCGTGGTTCGGCACGCCGTTTCGCGTCGGCAACGAAATGCAGTTCCTGCCGGCGAATTTCTATGCGCTGTCCGAAGACGGCGCCGGGCTCGACTCGCATTCCGCGACCTTCGTCTTCGACCGCGTCTACACCGTGAGTGGCGTCGAGATCCTCGGCGTGTCGGTGGAGGAGAGCGGCGATTACGAGATCATCGGCAACGGATCCGTGAGCGCGCTGCTGGGCCTGACCGTCGACAGCAACGTGCTCGGCACCGACACCACCAGCACCTCGTCGATGTTCTCCGCTTCCACCGACTCGGGTGGTCCCGACCTCTGGGGCACCACGGCGTCGGTCTGGCCGCAAGCGGCCTTCGTCGGACTGGCCAATGATCTGAAGGTCGCCATTGCCAACACGCTGACGGCCAACACCACGGCTCCCGGCCAGTACGCGCTGATCCAGAAGAAGTTCACCATGGAGGCGCAGTGGCTGCCGGGCACGACGGTGGTGCCGGTGCCGGCGGCGGCATGGTTGCTGGGGTCGGGTATCGCTGTCCTGGGCGCGCTGCGGCGGCGTTCGCGGCGGGCGGATCCGGCCTTATGTTAA
- a CDS encoding LUD domain-containing protein, producing the protein MSAREDILARLSRATAAPDRPSAASAEPVAGAWATRLARFAASLQSASATHAVVATPAAVPGAVAAYLAGQFLPLRIQVGESPAAAELRGSGELACHDDGLAGDGGVLVTGCLAALAEEGVVVLASGPRQAAGDAFLAATHIVIVESGQLLDGLDALWPLLRRRRLPRSVHLIRGPSRTADLGVPSRLGAHGPLRVHVILIASPYVQ; encoded by the coding sequence GTGAGCGCCCGGGAGGACATCCTGGCGAGGCTGTCGCGGGCGACGGCGGCACCGGACCGGCCATCGGCCGCGTCGGCGGAGCCGGTGGCCGGGGCGTGGGCCACGCGGCTCGCGCGGTTCGCCGCCAGCCTGCAGTCCGCCTCGGCCACGCACGCCGTGGTGGCAACGCCTGCGGCAGTGCCCGGGGCCGTCGCTGCCTACCTGGCGGGGCAGTTCCTGCCGTTGCGGATCCAGGTCGGCGAGTCGCCGGCAGCTGCCGAGCTGCGCGGGTCCGGGGAGCTCGCCTGCCACGACGATGGGCTGGCCGGCGATGGCGGCGTCCTGGTGACGGGCTGCCTGGCGGCGCTCGCGGAGGAGGGGGTGGTGGTGCTGGCTTCCGGTCCGCGGCAGGCGGCGGGCGATGCCTTCCTCGCCGCCACGCATATCGTCATCGTCGAGTCCGGCCAGCTGCTCGACGGCCTGGACGCGCTCTGGCCGCTGCTGCGGCGCCGCCGGCTGCCGCGCTCCGTGCACCTGATCCGCGGCCCATCGCGCACCGCCGATCTCGGTGTGCCCAGCCGCCTGGGTGCCCACGGACCGCTGCGCGTGCACGTGATCCTGATCGCTTCACCTTATGTCCAATGA
- a CDS encoding lactate utilization protein: MIPRVDSHDFAAQAGAALRRPALQRSLAGLRAAMPGLRAAALAELPDYPQLRARARDIRDAAIGSLGAQLLAFESQVTAAGGSVHWARDAEEACRIVGGICAEAGARHVIKSKSMVTEEIALNDSLQRQGLRVTETDLGEYIIQLRGERPSHILAPALHLGLAEVAATFEHHHRRARAGPLREAQDMLAEARSELRSVFLGADVGITGANFLVAETGSAVIVTNEGNADLAMTLPATHIVVTGIEKVVPTLDDLGVLLRLLARSAIGEQLSAYTTLVQGPRQDGDASGPRAFHVVLVDNGRSALLGTPQQPLLRCIRCSACLNHCPVYTTVGGHAYGSVYSGPIGAALAPALAGTAAPAGLPGASTLCGRCEEVCPVAIPIPDILRHWRTQARSARIGSAWERRGLRVWRQLAAHPWMYGWTLALLARLLRLLSVPTGPRRRLRGLGPLGRGWFAWRDLPAPDGETFQERWRRRRLRERGE; the protein is encoded by the coding sequence ATGATTCCACGAGTGGATAGCCACGATTTTGCCGCGCAGGCGGGCGCCGCCCTGCGCCGGCCGGCACTGCAGCGCTCGCTGGCGGGCCTGCGCGCGGCCATGCCCGGGCTGCGCGCCGCGGCGCTGGCGGAGCTGCCCGACTATCCGCAGCTGCGGGCCCGGGCACGCGACATCCGTGATGCCGCGATCGGCAGCCTCGGCGCGCAGCTCCTTGCCTTCGAATCGCAGGTCACGGCCGCCGGTGGCAGCGTGCACTGGGCGCGCGACGCCGAGGAGGCCTGCCGGATCGTCGGCGGCATCTGTGCCGAAGCCGGTGCCCGTCATGTCATCAAGAGCAAGTCGATGGTGACCGAGGAGATCGCGCTCAACGACAGCCTGCAACGCCAGGGGCTGCGCGTCACGGAGACCGATCTCGGCGAGTACATCATCCAGCTGCGCGGCGAGCGGCCGAGCCACATCCTGGCGCCGGCGCTGCACCTCGGCCTGGCCGAGGTGGCCGCCACGTTCGAGCACCACCACCGGCGCGCGCGCGCCGGGCCGCTGCGCGAGGCACAGGACATGCTGGCCGAGGCGCGCAGCGAGCTGCGGTCGGTATTCCTCGGCGCCGATGTCGGCATCACGGGCGCCAACTTCCTGGTCGCGGAAACCGGCTCGGCGGTGATCGTCACCAACGAGGGCAACGCCGACCTCGCCATGACGCTGCCGGCCACCCACATCGTGGTGACCGGCATCGAGAAGGTCGTGCCGACGCTCGATGACCTGGGCGTGCTGCTGCGGCTGCTGGCGCGCTCGGCGATCGGCGAACAGCTCAGCGCCTACACGACGCTGGTGCAGGGGCCGCGCCAGGATGGCGATGCCTCCGGGCCGCGCGCCTTCCATGTGGTGCTGGTGGACAACGGGCGCAGCGCGCTGCTGGGTACCCCGCAGCAGCCGCTCCTGCGCTGCATCCGCTGTTCCGCCTGCCTGAATCACTGCCCGGTCTACACGACGGTCGGTGGGCACGCCTACGGTTCGGTGTACTCCGGTCCCATCGGCGCGGCACTCGCACCGGCGCTGGCCGGCACCGCCGCCCCGGCTGGGCTGCCCGGTGCTTCCACACTCTGCGGCCGCTGCGAGGAAGTCTGCCCGGTGGCGATCCCGATCCCCGACATCCTGCGCCACTGGCGCACGCAGGCGCGGTCGGCACGCATCGGCTCCGCGTGGGAACGGCGTGGGCTGCGGGTCTGGCGGCAACTCGCCGCGCATCCCTGGATGTACGGCTGGACGCTGGCGTTGCTGGCCCGGCTGCTGCGGCTGCTGTCGGTACCCACCGGCCCCCGGCGGCGGCTGCGGGGCCTCGGGCCCCTCGGCCGCGGCTGGTTCGCCTGGCGCGACCTGCCCGCACCGGACGGGGAGACCTTCCAGGAGCGCTGGCGCCGCCGGCGGCTGCGGGAGCGGGGCGAGTGA
- a CDS encoding (Fe-S)-binding protein: protein MTPPARTVALFVTCLVDAMRPSVAEAAVGLLGRAGFEVSVPLQTCCGQPLLNGGDSEGCAALARRMMAAFRGFDFVVAPSGSCVATLREVPRLFPAGSAEQVAALELAARTFELCDFLERHAPLRDDLPRWDASVTWHDACSGLRQLGIRDQPRALLSRIPGLELRELPATEAAECCGFGGLFCVKYPAVSANIADRKLDAVVATGADYLVGGDLGCLLHLEGRLQRRGLSVRAVHVAEALAGQVPGNRAPRADDSTSG, encoded by the coding sequence ATGACGCCTCCCGCCCGCACTGTCGCGCTGTTCGTCACCTGCCTCGTGGATGCGATGCGGCCATCGGTGGCCGAGGCTGCGGTCGGCCTGCTCGGGCGCGCGGGGTTCGAGGTCAGCGTGCCGCTGCAGACCTGCTGCGGCCAGCCCTTGCTCAACGGCGGTGACAGCGAGGGCTGCGCGGCGCTGGCGCGCCGCATGATGGCTGCCTTCCGGGGCTTCGACTTCGTCGTGGCGCCGTCGGGATCCTGCGTCGCCACCCTGCGCGAGGTTCCGCGGCTGTTCCCGGCCGGCTCGGCCGAGCAGGTGGCTGCGCTGGAGCTGGCCGCACGCACGTTCGAGCTTTGCGATTTCCTCGAGCGCCATGCGCCGTTGCGGGACGACCTGCCGCGCTGGGACGCCTCGGTGACCTGGCACGATGCCTGCTCCGGCCTGCGCCAGCTCGGCATCCGTGACCAGCCGCGGGCGCTGCTGTCGCGGATCCCGGGACTGGAGCTGCGCGAACTCCCCGCGACCGAGGCCGCCGAGTGCTGCGGCTTCGGCGGCCTGTTCTGCGTGAAGTATCCAGCGGTCTCCGCGAACATCGCCGACCGCAAGCTCGATGCCGTGGTGGCCACCGGCGCGGACTACCTCGTCGGCGGCGACCTCGGCTGCCTGCTGCACCTCGAGGGCCGCCTGCAGCGGCGCGGGCTGTCGGTGCGCGCCGTGCATGTCGCCGAGGCGCTGGCCGGTCAGGTGCCGGGCAACCGTGCGCCGCGCGCGGATGATTCCACGAGTGGATAG
- a CDS encoding arylamine N-acetyltransferase: MAPQHPDTLQLPDLTAFDLDAYLARIGYQGECPPTLATLREIQWRHISTIPFENLSCLADEPVALDLAALQAKMIHGPRGGYCFEHNILFAAALQRLGFVVTGLAARVLWKAPADSTGPRTHMLLKVDLPEGTYIADTGFGGASLPGPLELATGHAQATPIEPYRLLAKADLFRLEVEMRGEWQPVYSFDLQPQQFVDYEVASWFVSAHPTSRFRQVLMVARPAGRRRQSLFNAELKLHDPDARSERRQFGSVAELRQVLAELFGIEAPAGAKLDAALERILTGA; the protein is encoded by the coding sequence ATGGCACCACAGCATCCGGACACGTTGCAGCTGCCGGACCTCACGGCATTCGACCTGGACGCCTACCTGGCCCGCATCGGCTACCAGGGCGAATGCCCGCCGACTCTGGCCACCCTGCGCGAGATCCAGTGGCGGCACATCAGCACGATCCCGTTCGAGAACCTTTCCTGTCTGGCCGATGAACCGGTGGCACTGGACCTCGCGGCGCTGCAGGCCAAGATGATCCACGGCCCCCGCGGCGGCTACTGCTTCGAACACAACATCCTGTTCGCGGCAGCGCTGCAGCGCCTGGGCTTCGTGGTCACCGGGCTGGCGGCCCGCGTGCTGTGGAAGGCGCCGGCGGACAGCACGGGCCCGCGTACCCACATGCTGCTCAAGGTCGATCTGCCCGAGGGCACGTATATCGCCGACACCGGCTTCGGCGGCGCCTCGCTGCCGGGCCCGCTGGAACTCGCCACGGGTCATGCCCAGGCAACGCCGATCGAGCCCTATCGCCTGCTGGCAAAGGCCGATCTCTTCCGGCTCGAAGTGGAGATGCGCGGGGAATGGCAGCCGGTCTACAGCTTCGACCTGCAGCCGCAGCAGTTCGTCGACTACGAGGTCGCCAGCTGGTTCGTCTCGGCGCACCCGACCTCGCGCTTCAGGCAGGTGCTGATGGTGGCGCGCCCGGCAGGCCGGCGCCGCCAGTCCCTCTTCAATGCCGAACTCAAGCTGCACGACCCCGATGCCCGCAGCGAGCGCCGGCAGTTCGGCAGCGTGGCCGAACTGCGCCAGGTCCTGGCGGAGCTGTTCGGCATCGAGGCGCCGGCCGGCGCGAAGCTCGACGCGGCGCTGGAGCGGATCCTGACTGGCGCCTGA
- the arsC gene encoding arsenate reductase (glutaredoxin) (This arsenate reductase requires both glutathione and glutaredoxin to convert arsenate to arsenite, after which the efflux transporter formed by ArsA and ArsB can extrude the arsenite from the cell, providing resistance.) produces MSMLTIYHNPACSKSRATLEILRASGVALRVVEYLKTPPDAAELAHIVGKLGIRPAELVRRGEAVFRERYAGRDLGDAEWLEAMAAHPILIERPIVVGEAAAVIGRPPENVRRLLPSARG; encoded by the coding sequence GTGTCCATGCTAACGATCTATCACAATCCCGCCTGCAGCAAGAGCCGGGCGACGCTGGAGATCCTGCGCGCCAGCGGCGTGGCGCTCCGCGTGGTCGAGTACCTGAAGACGCCGCCCGATGCGGCCGAGCTCGCGCACATCGTCGGCAAGCTCGGCATCCGGCCGGCCGAGCTGGTGCGCAGGGGCGAGGCCGTGTTCCGCGAACGCTATGCCGGGCGCGACCTCGGCGATGCGGAGTGGCTGGAGGCGATGGCCGCTCATCCCATCCTGATCGAGCGGCCGATCGTGGTGGGAGAGGCGGCTGCCGTCATCGGTCGTCCGCCGGAGAACGTTCGCCGGCTGCTGCCATCCGCACGCGGCTGA
- a CDS encoding CoA ester lyase, protein MPGSNARAMDKARGLDADVLILDLEDAVAPQAKAGARAQVAAALAAGGYDRHETVVRINGLDTPWGADDLAAVATMQADAVLLPKVEDGPQLRASIHRLDQAGGGHLPVWVMAELPQAVLAADAIASLAPRVAVIVMGTADLGRALRLPADPTRLGLLPALGQCLLAARARGLDILDGIFTDLRDEPGFRAACRQGKALGFDGKTLIHPSQVATANETFGVSEAEAAAAARVVAAWEAADAAGLGIAVLDGRMVERLHAEEARRQIALRQHCSAMARQQDRNRE, encoded by the coding sequence ATGCCCGGCTCGAATGCCCGGGCGATGGACAAGGCGCGCGGCCTCGATGCCGACGTGCTCATCCTGGATCTAGAGGATGCCGTCGCCCCGCAGGCCAAGGCCGGAGCACGCGCGCAGGTCGCCGCGGCGCTGGCCGCGGGTGGCTACGACCGGCACGAGACCGTGGTGCGCATCAATGGCCTGGATACGCCCTGGGGTGCCGATGACCTGGCGGCCGTGGCCACCATGCAGGCCGACGCCGTGCTGCTGCCGAAGGTCGAGGATGGCCCGCAGCTGCGCGCGAGCATCCATCGCCTCGACCAGGCCGGTGGCGGGCACCTGCCTGTCTGGGTCATGGCCGAACTGCCGCAGGCCGTGCTGGCCGCGGACGCCATCGCCAGCCTGGCCCCGCGCGTGGCCGTGATCGTCATGGGCACGGCCGACCTCGGCCGGGCGCTGCGCCTGCCGGCTGACCCGACGCGGCTCGGCCTGCTGCCCGCGCTCGGCCAGTGCCTGCTGGCGGCCCGGGCCCGGGGTCTTGATATACTGGACGGCATCTTCACGGACCTCCGTGACGAGCCGGGATTCCGGGCGGCCTGCCGGCAGGGGAAGGCCCTCGGATTCGACGGCAAGACGCTGATTCATCCCTCCCAGGTTGCCACCGCCAACGAGACCTTCGGCGTGTCGGAGGCCGAGGCGGCGGCCGCGGCCCGGGTCGTGGCGGCCTGGGAGGCGGCGGATGCGGCGGGCCTGGGGATCGCCGTGCTGGACGGGCGCATGGTGGAGCGGCTGCACGCCGAGGAGGCGCGCCGCCAGATCGCCTTGCGCCAGCACTGCAGCGCCATGGCCCGGCAACAGGACAGGAACAGGGAATGA
- the scpA gene encoding methylmalonyl-CoA mutase: MTGFPKRTLADWERLAAKENSGKPAGELTWKTPEGIAVKALYTATDLAGLEHLDSLPGLPPYTRGPRATMYAVRPWTVRQYAGFSTAEESNAFYRRNLAAGQTGLSVAFDLPTHRGYDSDHPRVVGDVGKAGVAIDSVEDMKILFDGIPLDRMSVSMTMNGAVLPVMAMYIVAAEEQGVKQAGLSGTLQNDILKEFMVRNTYIYPPGPSMRIVADIIGYTARHMPKFNSISISGYHMQEAGATCVQELGFTIADGIEYVRAAIGSGLKVDEFAPRLSFFFGIGMNFFMEVAKLRAARLVWAQLMQELFQPADPRSLMLRTHCQTSGVSLTSRDPYNNVIRTTIEALAAVLGGTQSLHTNSFDEALALPTPFSAHIARNTQLVIQEETAVTRVVDPLAGSYYVESLTASLAREARALIDEVEKLGGMTRAVESGMPKLRIEQSAALRQARIDRGEEVIVGVNAYQREDEPEIEILAIDNSAVREAQLRRLQQVRGTRDAGACRAALEALAQAAASGTGNLLELAVAAARARATVGEISDALEKVYGRHRAVVQSISGVYGSAYEGDAGFAAIRQDVERFAAEEGRRPRLLVLKLGQDGHDRGAKVIATAFADLGFDVDVGPLFQTPEEGARHAIENDVHVVGVSSQAAGHRTLVPQLIEALRREGAGDIVVVCGGVIPPQDHAFLREAGVAAIFGPGTNIPQSAAEVLKLVRQRRLAA; this comes from the coding sequence ATGACAGGCTTTCCGAAACGCACCCTCGCCGACTGGGAGCGGCTGGCCGCGAAGGAAAACAGCGGCAAGCCCGCCGGGGAACTCACCTGGAAGACCCCCGAAGGCATAGCCGTCAAGGCCTTGTACACGGCGACCGACCTGGCCGGCCTCGAACACCTCGACTCGCTGCCAGGCCTGCCGCCCTACACCCGCGGCCCGCGCGCCACCATGTACGCGGTGCGGCCCTGGACAGTGCGCCAGTACGCCGGCTTCTCCACGGCGGAGGAATCCAACGCCTTCTACCGCCGCAACCTCGCCGCCGGGCAGACCGGCCTCTCGGTGGCCTTCGACCTGCCCACCCATCGCGGCTACGACTCCGACCACCCGCGGGTGGTGGGTGACGTCGGCAAGGCGGGTGTGGCGATCGATTCGGTCGAGGACATGAAGATCCTCTTCGACGGCATTCCGCTCGACCGCATGTCCGTCTCCATGACCATGAACGGCGCCGTGCTGCCGGTCATGGCCATGTACATCGTCGCCGCCGAGGAGCAGGGCGTGAAGCAGGCCGGCCTTTCCGGCACCCTGCAGAACGACATCCTCAAGGAGTTCATGGTCCGCAACACTTATATATATCCGCCCGGACCCTCCATGCGCATCGTCGCCGACATCATCGGCTACACCGCCCGGCACATGCCGAAGTTCAACTCCATCTCCATCTCCGGCTACCACATGCAGGAGGCCGGCGCGACCTGCGTGCAGGAACTCGGCTTCACCATCGCCGACGGCATCGAGTACGTGCGGGCCGCCATCGGCAGCGGGCTGAAGGTCGACGAGTTCGCGCCGCGGCTGTCGTTCTTCTTCGGCATCGGCATGAACTTCTTCATGGAGGTCGCCAAGCTGCGCGCCGCCAGGCTGGTGTGGGCGCAGCTGATGCAGGAGCTGTTCCAGCCCGCCGACCCGCGCTCGCTGATGCTGCGCACCCACTGCCAGACCTCGGGCGTCAGCCTCACCAGCCGCGACCCGTACAACAACGTCATCCGCACCACCATCGAGGCACTGGCCGCGGTGCTGGGCGGCACGCAGTCGCTGCACACCAATTCCTTCGACGAGGCGCTGGCGCTGCCGACGCCCTTCTCCGCCCACATCGCCCGCAACACCCAGCTGGTGATCCAGGAAGAAACCGCCGTCACCCGCGTGGTCGACCCGCTGGCCGGCTCCTACTACGTCGAGAGCCTGACCGCCTCGCTGGCGCGCGAGGCACGCGCGCTCATCGACGAGGTCGAGAAGCTCGGCGGCATGACCCGTGCGGTGGAATCCGGCATGCCGAAGCTGCGCATCGAGCAGTCGGCCGCGCTGCGCCAGGCGCGCATCGACCGTGGCGAGGAAGTCATCGTCGGCGTCAACGCCTACCAGCGCGAGGACGAACCGGAGATCGAGATCCTCGCCATCGACAACAGCGCGGTGCGCGAGGCACAGCTGCGGCGCCTGCAGCAGGTGCGCGGCACGCGCGATGCCGGCGCCTGCCGCGCCGCGCTGGAGGCGCTGGCGCAGGCGGCGGCATCCGGCACCGGCAACCTGCTGGAGCTGGCAGTGGCCGCCGCGCGGGCGCGGGCCACCGTCGGCGAGATCTCCGATGCACTGGAAAAGGTCTACGGGAGGCATCGCGCCGTGGTGCAATCCATCAGTGGTGTGTACGGCTCGGCCTACGAGGGCGACGCCGGTTTCGCCGCCATCAGGCAGGATGTCGAGCGCTTCGCCGCCGAGGAAGGCCGGCGCCCGCGCCTGCTGGTCCTCAAGCTCGGCCAGGACGGGCACGACCGCGGCGCCAAGGTCATCGCCACCGCGTTTGCCGACCTCGGCTTCGACGTCGACGTCGGCCCGCTGTTCCAGACACCCGAGGAAGGCGCGCGCCACGCCATCGAGAACGACGTCCACGTGGTCGGCGTCTCCTCGCAGGCTGCGGGCCACCGCACGCTGGTGCCGCAGCTCATCGAGGCGCTGCGCCGCGAGGGCGCGGGTGACATCGTCGTGGTCTGCGGCGGCGTCATTCCGCCGCAGGACCATGCCTTCCTCAGGGAGGCGGGGGTGGCGGCGATCTTCGGACCCGGGACCAACATCCCGCAGTCCGCCGCCGAAGTGCTGAAGCTGGTGCGCCAGCGGCGCCTGGCGGCCTAG
- a CDS encoding acyl-CoA carboxylase subunit beta, with protein MQDIIRQLEDKREAAKLGGGTKRIGLQHAKGKLTARERIALLLDEGSFEEWDMFVEHRCTDFGMAEQKIPGDGVVTGYGTINGRLVFVFSQDFTVFGGSLSESHAKKICKIMEQAMKVGAPLIGLNDSGGARIQEGVSSLGGYADVFQLNMLASGVIPQISLIMGPCAGGAVYSPAITDFTFMVKDSSYMFVTGPDVVKTVTHEEVTAEELGGAVTHTTRSGVADLAMENDLEALLNTRRFFNFLPASNREKPPVWPTLDSPLRAEPSLDTLVPDDPARPYDIKELILKVADEGDFFEIQPDYAKNIVIGFIRLEGSTVGVVANQPMVLAGCLDIDSSIKGARFVRFCDAFNIPILTLEDVPGFMPGTSQEYGGIIKHGAKLLFAYAEATVPKVTVITRKAYGGAYDVMASKHLRGDVNFAWPSAEIAVMGPKGAVEIIFRKDIGDPAAIAARTEEYRQKFANPFIAGARGFIDDVIMPRDTRARVCRSFAMLRNKELKNPWRKHGNIPL; from the coding sequence ATGCAAGACATCATCCGGCAGCTCGAGGACAAGCGCGAGGCTGCCAAGCTCGGCGGTGGCACCAAGCGTATCGGGCTGCAGCACGCCAAGGGCAAGCTCACCGCGCGGGAGCGCATCGCGCTGCTGCTCGACGAGGGCAGCTTCGAGGAATGGGACATGTTCGTCGAGCACCGCTGCACGGACTTCGGCATGGCCGAGCAGAAGATCCCGGGCGACGGCGTGGTGACCGGCTACGGCACCATCAACGGCCGCCTGGTGTTCGTCTTCAGCCAGGACTTCACCGTGTTCGGCGGCTCGCTCTCCGAATCGCATGCGAAGAAGATCTGCAAGATCATGGAACAGGCGATGAAGGTCGGCGCGCCGCTGATCGGTCTCAACGATTCCGGCGGCGCGCGCATCCAGGAGGGCGTCTCCTCGCTGGGCGGCTACGCCGACGTCTTCCAGCTCAACATGCTGGCCTCCGGCGTCATCCCGCAGATCTCGCTGATCATGGGCCCCTGCGCCGGCGGCGCCGTGTACTCGCCGGCCATCACCGACTTCACCTTCATGGTGAAGGACAGCTCCTACATGTTCGTCACCGGCCCGGACGTGGTGAAGACCGTGACCCACGAGGAAGTCACGGCCGAGGAACTCGGCGGCGCCGTCACCCACACCACCAGGTCCGGCGTGGCCGACCTCGCCATGGAGAACGACCTGGAGGCCCTGCTCAACACCCGCCGCTTCTTCAACTTCCTGCCGGCCAGCAACCGCGAGAAGCCGCCGGTGTGGCCGACGCTGGATTCCCCGCTGCGCGCCGAGCCCTCGCTCGACACCCTGGTGCCCGACGACCCGGCCCGGCCCTACGACATCAAGGAGCTGATCCTCAAGGTGGCCGACGAGGGTGACTTCTTCGAGATCCAGCCCGACTACGCGAAGAACATCGTCATCGGCTTCATCCGCCTCGAGGGCTCCACGGTGGGCGTGGTCGCCAACCAGCCGATGGTGCTGGCCGGCTGCCTGGACATCGACTCCTCGATAAAGGGCGCGCGCTTCGTGCGCTTCTGCGACGCCTTCAACATCCCCATCCTGACGCTCGAGGACGTGCCCGGCTTCATGCCCGGCACCTCGCAGGAGTACGGCGGCATCATCAAGCACGGCGCCAAGCTGCTGTTCGCCTACGCCGAGGCCACGGTGCCCAAGGTCACCGTCATCACCCGCAAGGCCTACGGCGGCGCCTACGACGTCATGGCCTCCAAGCACCTGCGCGGTGATGTCAATTTCGCCTGGCCGAGCGCCGAGATCGCCGTGATGGGCCCGAAGGGCGCGGTGGAGATCATCTTCCGCAAGGACATCGGCGACCCGGCGGCCATCGCCGCGCGCACCGAGGAGTACCGGCAGAAGTTCGCCAACCCGTTCATCGCCGGCGCCCGCGGCTTCATCGACGACGTCATCATGCCGCGCGACACCCGCGCGCGCGTCTGCCGCTCCTTCGCCATGCTCCGCAACAAGGAGCTGAAGAACCCGTGGCGCAAGCACGGCAACATCCCGCTCTGA